From the uncultured Trichococcus sp. genome, one window contains:
- a CDS encoding ABC transporter ATP-binding protein — protein sequence MARNTYDVDENLEQEFNWGHYRRLAGYIRPYKKPISKILAVIILANIAGMAGPYFTKIAIDDLIPAGNVPQLLGLGDIFILSLVLIGGCMRYRIYAITEVGQDILKDMRYDIFAHLQRLPFAYFDNRPHGKILIRVVNYINTLSDLLSNGLINLISDLFNVVITLGFMLLIDVRLTLYSMALLPVLFGLVLFIKKRQRIAFQILSNKQSNLNAYIHESISGIKITQSFAREQVNYDIFNEVSEEYQTSWMKAVKIQFLMWPGVLNISVLTTCLIYFVGIRQIGVSVSTGTLIAFIGYINNFWNPVINIGNFYNSLITATAYLERIFETLDEVPSIQNAPNAYELPSVSGAVDFEDVTFRYEDGKDILHKVNFHIEPGQSIALVGPTGAGKTTIINLLTRFYDINEGSVKIDGHDVRDVTLHSLRSQMGVMLQDTFIFSGTILENIRYGKLDATEEEVIAAAKVVRAHDFIQNLKDGYHTVVEERGSTLSAGQRQLLSFARALLADPKILILDEATASIDTRTEELLQEGLQKLLKDRTSFIIAHRLSTIKNSSQIFYVAGGNIAEAGTHEELMAQKGLYHHLYQSQYDLLQAV from the coding sequence ATGGCACGCAACACCTATGATGTAGATGAAAACTTAGAGCAAGAATTCAATTGGGGGCACTACCGGCGCTTGGCCGGCTATATCCGTCCCTACAAAAAACCAATTTCAAAGATATTGGCTGTCATCATTTTGGCGAACATCGCCGGAATGGCAGGCCCATATTTCACAAAAATCGCAATCGATGACCTGATACCAGCAGGAAACGTGCCTCAGCTGCTGGGACTGGGCGACATCTTCATCCTTTCCCTTGTTCTGATCGGTGGGTGCATGCGCTACCGGATTTACGCCATAACCGAAGTCGGCCAAGATATTCTGAAGGACATGCGCTACGATATTTTTGCGCATCTGCAGCGCTTGCCGTTCGCTTACTTCGACAACCGGCCCCACGGCAAAATTCTGATCCGCGTAGTCAATTACATCAATACGCTGAGCGACCTGCTGAGCAACGGTCTCATCAATCTGATTTCGGACCTTTTCAACGTAGTGATCACATTGGGCTTCATGCTCCTCATCGATGTGCGGCTGACGCTTTACAGTATGGCTCTTTTGCCGGTACTGTTCGGACTGGTGCTGTTCATCAAGAAGCGCCAGCGGATCGCTTTTCAGATTTTGAGCAACAAACAATCCAATCTCAACGCGTATATTCACGAAAGCATTTCGGGCATCAAAATCACCCAATCGTTTGCCCGCGAACAGGTCAATTATGACATCTTCAATGAAGTCAGCGAGGAATACCAGACGTCGTGGATGAAAGCCGTCAAAATCCAATTCCTGATGTGGCCGGGTGTGCTGAATATTTCAGTACTGACGACCTGTCTGATCTATTTTGTGGGCATCCGCCAGATCGGCGTATCCGTGTCAACAGGGACACTGATCGCCTTCATCGGCTACATCAACAATTTCTGGAATCCCGTCATCAATATCGGCAACTTCTATAATTCCTTGATCACAGCGACTGCCTATCTGGAACGCATTTTCGAGACATTGGATGAGGTGCCTTCCATTCAGAATGCGCCGAATGCCTACGAATTGCCATCGGTCTCAGGAGCAGTGGACTTCGAGGACGTCACCTTCCGCTATGAGGACGGCAAAGATATTTTGCATAAGGTCAACTTCCACATCGAACCGGGCCAGAGCATCGCTTTGGTCGGGCCGACGGGAGCAGGCAAGACAACAATCATCAACCTGTTGACCCGCTTCTACGACATCAACGAAGGCAGCGTCAAAATCGATGGCCACGACGTACGCGATGTCACACTCCATTCCTTGCGCAGCCAGATGGGCGTCATGCTGCAGGATACCTTCATCTTTTCCGGTACGATCCTGGAAAATATCCGCTACGGAAAGCTGGATGCCACCGAAGAGGAAGTGATCGCGGCGGCGAAAGTTGTACGCGCCCATGATTTCATTCAAAACCTGAAGGACGGCTACCATACAGTTGTTGAGGAGCGCGGCAGCACCCTATCGGCTGGCCAACGGCAATTGCTCTCCTTTGCCCGGGCCCTGCTTGCCGATCCGAAGATCCTGATCCTTGATGAAGCGACCGCCAGCATCGACACCCGGACCGAGGAGCTGCTGCAGGAAGGTCTCCAGAAGCTTCTGAAAGATCGGACTTCCTTCATCATCGCCCACCGGCTGTCGACAATCAAAAATAGTTCCCAAATCTTCTACGTGGCAGGCGGAAACATCGCCGAAGCAGGCACCCACGAAGAGCTGATGGCCCAAAAAGGCCTGTATCACCATCTCTACCAATCCCAATACGACCTGCTGCAGGCCGTCTGA
- a CDS encoding phosphoketolase family protein, which produces MTAFDSKEYLDKVDAFWRAANFISVGQLYLKDNPLLQRPIEETDVKLHPIGHWGTISGQNFIYAHLNRVINKYDLNMFYVEGPGHGGQVMVSNSYLDGSYTEIYPEITEDLEGLTKLYKQFSFPGGVASHAAPETPGSIHEGGELGYSLSHATGAIFDNPEVIAATVVGDGEAETGPLAAGWFSNVFINPVTDGAVLPILYLNGGKISNPTILDRKSNEELTQYFGGMGWETLFVEGTEPEAVHPIMAQVLDTAVEKIKAIQTEARKGSAAEAKMPAWPVIIFRTPKGWTGPKTWDGEPIEGGFRAHQVPIPVDAHHMQHIDALVDWMQSYRPEELFTADGQLVAELKEMAPKGDRRMATNPITNGGIDPKPLNIPDWKQYAVDTTVPGAVIAQDMIEFGNFARDLIVDNPDNFRIFGPDETKSNRLNKVFEVTNRVWMEAIDPAYDEWLSPSGRVIDSQLSEHQAEGFLEGYVLTGRHGFFASYEAFLRVVDSMITQHFKWLRKAKEQTWRKHYPSLNLIATSTVFQQDHNGYTHQDPGLLTHLAEKKPEFIREYLPADANSLMAVMAETMASEEQINLIVSSKHPRPQFYSAEEAEVLVKDGLKVIDWASTCGDEEPDVVIAAAGTEPNLEALAAVTILHKQFPALKIRFINIVDLLKLRHPDVDPRGLSDEEFDAYFTADKPIVFAFHGFEGLIRDIFFDRHNHNLHIHGYRENGDITTPFDMRVLSEMDRFHLAQDAANAVYGEKAAVFSQRMTETVDFHHRFIRENGEDIAEVMEWKWEALEGAAAAKELIANQAD; this is translated from the coding sequence ATGACTGCATTTGATTCAAAAGAGTATCTGGACAAGGTGGATGCCTTCTGGCGCGCCGCCAATTTCATCTCCGTGGGACAACTGTACCTGAAGGACAATCCCTTGCTGCAACGCCCGATCGAGGAAACCGATGTGAAGCTGCATCCGATCGGCCACTGGGGAACGATCTCCGGACAGAACTTCATCTATGCCCACTTGAACCGCGTCATCAACAAATATGACCTGAACATGTTCTACGTCGAAGGACCGGGACATGGCGGACAAGTCATGGTTTCGAACTCCTATCTGGACGGCTCCTATACGGAAATCTATCCGGAAATCACCGAAGATCTGGAAGGTTTGACGAAACTCTACAAGCAATTCTCCTTCCCGGGCGGGGTCGCTTCCCATGCGGCACCGGAAACACCCGGATCGATCCATGAAGGCGGCGAACTCGGCTACTCGCTTTCCCATGCCACAGGAGCGATCTTCGACAATCCGGAAGTGATCGCGGCGACTGTCGTCGGCGACGGGGAAGCCGAAACCGGTCCGTTGGCGGCCGGCTGGTTCTCCAATGTGTTCATCAATCCGGTCACGGACGGTGCCGTTTTGCCGATCCTGTATCTGAACGGCGGCAAAATCTCCAACCCGACGATCCTCGACCGCAAATCAAACGAAGAACTGACGCAGTACTTTGGCGGCATGGGCTGGGAGACGTTGTTCGTGGAAGGAACCGAACCGGAAGCGGTGCATCCGATCATGGCGCAAGTGTTGGATACGGCTGTTGAAAAAATCAAAGCGATCCAAACCGAAGCCCGCAAAGGCTCCGCTGCCGAAGCGAAGATGCCGGCTTGGCCGGTCATCATTTTCCGCACACCGAAAGGCTGGACGGGTCCAAAAACGTGGGATGGCGAACCGATCGAAGGCGGCTTCCGTGCCCACCAAGTGCCGATTCCGGTGGATGCGCACCATATGCAACACATCGACGCACTGGTTGATTGGATGCAGTCCTACCGTCCCGAAGAACTGTTCACTGCCGACGGTCAATTGGTGGCTGAATTGAAAGAAATGGCACCGAAAGGCGACCGACGGATGGCTACGAATCCGATCACGAATGGCGGTATCGATCCGAAACCGCTTAACATTCCGGATTGGAAGCAGTATGCCGTCGACACGACCGTGCCGGGCGCAGTCATTGCCCAGGATATGATCGAATTCGGCAATTTTGCGCGTGATCTGATTGTGGACAATCCGGATAATTTCCGCATCTTCGGACCGGATGAAACCAAATCGAACCGTCTGAACAAAGTCTTCGAAGTGACGAACCGCGTTTGGATGGAAGCAATCGATCCTGCTTACGATGAATGGCTTTCTCCATCCGGCCGTGTCATCGATTCGCAGTTGTCCGAACACCAAGCCGAAGGCTTCCTGGAAGGCTATGTCCTGACCGGGCGTCATGGTTTCTTCGCGAGTTACGAAGCCTTCCTGCGTGTCGTCGATTCGATGATCACCCAACATTTCAAATGGTTGCGCAAAGCCAAAGAACAGACATGGCGCAAACACTATCCTTCCTTGAACTTGATCGCGACTTCGACTGTTTTCCAACAGGACCACAATGGCTACACTCACCAAGATCCGGGTTTGTTGACGCACTTAGCTGAGAAAAAACCGGAATTCATCCGTGAATACTTGCCGGCGGATGCGAACTCCCTGATGGCTGTAATGGCGGAAACGATGGCTTCCGAGGAACAGATTAACCTGATTGTGTCTTCGAAACACCCGCGGCCACAATTCTACTCTGCTGAAGAAGCGGAAGTATTGGTCAAGGATGGCCTGAAAGTGATCGACTGGGCTTCGACTTGCGGAGACGAAGAACCGGATGTCGTGATCGCAGCAGCGGGAACGGAACCGAACCTGGAGGCACTTGCCGCAGTCACGATCCTGCACAAGCAGTTCCCGGCATTGAAGATCCGTTTCATCAACATCGTGGACCTGTTGAAACTGCGCCATCCGGATGTGGATCCGCGTGGCTTGAGCGACGAAGAATTCGACGCCTATTTCACGGCCGACAAACCGATCGTCTTTGCTTTCCACGGTTTTGAAGGTTTGATCCGCGACATCTTCTTCGATCGCCACAATCATAACCTGCACATCCACGGCTACCGTGAGAACGGGGACATCACGACACCGTTCGACATGCGCGTATTGTCTGAGATGGATCGTTTCCACTTGGCGCAGGATGCGGCAAACGCTGTCTATGGCGAAAAAGCGGCAGTCTTTTCGCAAAGGATGACGGAAACGGTGGACTTCCACCACCGCTTCATCCGCGAGAACGGCGAGGACATTGCGGAAGTCATGGAATGGAAATGGGAAGCTTTGGAAGGTGCTGCAGCAGCCAAAGAACTGATTGCAAACCAAGCGGACTGA
- a CDS encoding ABC transporter ATP-binding protein produces the protein MNHYQWIWRYARAYKSKGLLALLFVFLNALLIIGNPLLAGELVDKVIDGGQDDLLVPILALMIGITLFRTTIRYCYQMLFERIGQNSLFVLRQDMYRKLQELDFDFFNHTRVGDIMARMTGDTDAIRHFVSWVTYNILESILWFVMAVAVMGTIHLPLMLSLVAVTPIIFILTQKMSRKAFPLFFQIRESFSRLNSMVEENIGGNRIVKAFAREDHEIEKFTKHNEDFKRRNLDSAAVSRTYLPWLDGFAGTLNAIALVLGGLYVIRGEMSMGDLVAFNGFLWMLNMPMRMSGWLINDVQRFSAACVKIRDMLDTEARIPITAAEEHLRIKGTVTFDDVSFAFSDDPGTDILSHVSFTVGPGQTLGILGETGSGKTTLVNLVGRFYDPTSGAVLIDGKNAKDYPVRQLRENIAMVMQDVFLFSDTIEDNIAFGNPQVDRSYIQQMARIADADGFITSMPQGYATIIGERGVGLSGGQKQRISLARALAKDPAILILDDTTSAVDMETESKIQQELLGLTENKTTFIIAHRISSVRDADLILMMEKGQVVEQGTHAELLAKRGKYYDVYCKQLGLTGGETNGTQHL, from the coding sequence ATGAATCATTATCAATGGATTTGGCGCTACGCACGGGCATACAAATCCAAAGGCTTACTGGCTTTATTGTTTGTTTTCCTGAATGCCCTCCTGATCATCGGCAATCCCTTGTTGGCCGGGGAATTGGTTGATAAAGTCATCGATGGCGGGCAGGATGACTTGTTGGTGCCGATTTTGGCGCTCATGATCGGCATCACGCTCTTTCGGACGACCATCCGCTATTGCTATCAGATGCTGTTCGAGCGGATCGGCCAAAATTCCCTATTCGTGCTGCGCCAGGACATGTACCGGAAACTGCAGGAGCTGGATTTTGACTTCTTCAACCACACCCGGGTCGGGGACATCATGGCCCGGATGACCGGCGATACCGATGCGATCCGCCATTTTGTCTCCTGGGTCACCTACAATATCCTGGAAAGCATCCTCTGGTTCGTGATGGCCGTCGCGGTCATGGGCACGATCCACCTTCCGCTGATGCTGTCGTTGGTGGCAGTCACGCCGATCATCTTCATCCTGACGCAAAAGATGTCCCGAAAGGCTTTCCCGCTGTTTTTCCAGATCAGGGAAAGCTTCTCCCGCCTGAATTCGATGGTGGAAGAAAACATCGGCGGCAACCGCATCGTCAAAGCTTTCGCAAGGGAAGACCATGAAATCGAGAAATTCACGAAGCATAACGAGGACTTCAAGCGCCGCAACCTGGATTCCGCAGCCGTATCCCGCACCTATCTCCCCTGGCTCGACGGTTTCGCCGGAACGCTGAACGCAATCGCCTTGGTGCTCGGCGGCCTCTATGTCATCCGCGGAGAGATGTCGATGGGGGATCTGGTCGCCTTCAACGGGTTCCTCTGGATGCTGAACATGCCGATGCGCATGAGCGGTTGGCTCATCAATGATGTGCAGCGCTTCTCCGCTGCTTGCGTCAAAATCCGCGACATGCTGGACACGGAGGCGCGGATCCCGATCACGGCTGCCGAGGAGCACCTCCGGATCAAAGGAACCGTCACATTTGACGACGTCTCCTTCGCCTTCTCCGATGACCCCGGAACGGATATCCTGTCACACGTCTCCTTTACGGTCGGTCCCGGACAGACGTTGGGAATCTTGGGCGAAACCGGCTCCGGCAAGACCACGCTCGTCAATCTGGTGGGAAGATTCTACGATCCGACCTCGGGAGCCGTCCTCATCGACGGAAAAAACGCCAAGGACTATCCGGTCCGGCAATTACGGGAGAACATCGCCATGGTCATGCAGGACGTCTTCCTGTTTTCCGATACGATCGAAGACAACATCGCTTTCGGAAATCCGCAGGTGGACCGCTCCTACATCCAGCAGATGGCCCGGATCGCCGATGCGGACGGCTTCATCACCAGCATGCCGCAAGGATACGCCACTATTATCGGCGAACGGGGAGTGGGTTTGTCGGGCGGGCAAAAGCAGCGCATTTCTTTAGCGCGGGCATTGGCGAAGGATCCGGCCATCCTGATTTTGGACGACACTACTTCCGCTGTCGACATGGAAACCGAATCGAAGATCCAGCAGGAGTTGCTCGGCTTGACGGAAAACAAAACGACCTTCATCATCGCCCACCGGATTTCGTCGGTGCGGGATGCGGATCTGATCCTGATGATGGAAAAAGGCCAAGTCGTCGAACAAGGAACCCATGCGGAACTGTTGGCCAAGCGAGGCAAATACTATGACGTTTACTGCAAACAACTCGGATTGACGGGAGGGGAAACCAATGGCACGCAACACCTATGA
- a CDS encoding sensor histidine kinase yields the protein MEKIASIKEIFQQTNRLLFSITLIPLLVISIFYTRNILIYRSALANVEEANAVSTIVQENVLEELWDLVFGLIETTDYESGNKLENVRLAIEEIQDNTTTAKESATLDVALRTLDTLDNYISEMENNIANERPFAENEAIMVQVDAVTVLLYAILQDFVRVEIELAGKTSDDMLVSLYYLILFEFVIVLIIVYYARKNNRFLTQQIQEPLNELILLSEELSQGHLDYQAVEPEVAELRVVTESMNDMAQNLRVLIEENAVKQFDLAQSELRVLQAQITPHFIYNTLDAILSLAEQGNSEQVKTMTYALSDFLRISLSKGQDWITIEKEIRHVEDYLTILQIRYGAMLTFAIDIPEDILQTEVLKMILQPIVENAVYHGTKHVRRAGKVTVAATYTADTIQFFVTDNGIGMQAERLLEIQERLAQATVDDSGEGGYGLYNVRKRLLLYYGNTASLDIDSTYRKGTTVTVTVPKIT from the coding sequence ATGGAAAAAATAGCCAGCATCAAAGAAATTTTCCAGCAGACCAATCGCCTGCTATTCAGCATCACCCTGATCCCCTTGCTGGTGATCAGCATCTTTTACACGCGCAATATCCTGATTTACCGAAGCGCGTTGGCGAACGTCGAGGAAGCGAATGCCGTTTCGACCATCGTCCAGGAAAATGTTTTGGAGGAACTGTGGGATTTGGTCTTCGGTCTCATCGAGACCACCGATTACGAGTCCGGCAACAAGTTGGAAAATGTCCGGCTCGCCATTGAAGAAATCCAGGACAACACTACCACCGCAAAGGAATCCGCCACACTCGATGTCGCATTGCGGACGCTGGACACACTAGACAATTACATTTCCGAAATGGAAAACAATATCGCCAATGAAAGGCCGTTCGCTGAAAATGAAGCCATCATGGTCCAAGTCGATGCCGTCACGGTTCTGCTTTATGCTATCCTGCAGGACTTCGTGCGCGTCGAAATCGAACTTGCGGGTAAAACCAGCGATGATATGCTTGTCTCGCTCTATTATCTGATTCTCTTTGAGTTCGTCATCGTCCTGATAATCGTCTATTATGCCCGGAAGAACAACCGCTTTTTGACGCAGCAGATCCAGGAGCCGTTGAACGAGCTGATTCTCCTTTCCGAAGAACTGTCGCAAGGCCACCTGGATTACCAAGCAGTAGAGCCTGAAGTCGCGGAGTTGCGCGTCGTTACGGAAAGCATGAATGACATGGCGCAGAACCTGCGTGTGCTGATCGAAGAAAACGCCGTGAAGCAATTCGATCTGGCCCAGAGCGAGCTGCGGGTCCTGCAGGCGCAGATTACGCCCCACTTCATCTACAATACACTGGATGCCATCCTGTCCTTGGCTGAACAAGGCAACAGCGAGCAGGTGAAGACGATGACCTACGCCCTCTCCGATTTCCTGCGCATTTCCTTAAGCAAAGGCCAGGACTGGATCACGATCGAGAAAGAAATCCGCCACGTCGAAGATTACCTCACGATCCTGCAGATCCGTTACGGCGCCATGCTCACGTTCGCCATCGACATCCCGGAAGACATCCTGCAGACGGAAGTGCTGAAGATGATCCTGCAACCGATTGTTGAAAATGCGGTCTACCACGGAACCAAGCATGTCCGGCGGGCCGGGAAAGTGACAGTCGCGGCAACCTATACGGCTGACACGATCCAGTTCTTCGTAACCGATAACGGCATCGGCATGCAGGCGGAGCGGCTCCTCGAAATACAGGAACGGCTTGCCCAAGCCACTGTCGATGATTCCGGCGAAGGCGGGTATGGCCTTTACAACGTCCGCAAGCGGCTGCTGTTATATTACGGAAACACCGCTTCCCTTGATATCGACAGCACCTACAGAAAAGGCACGACCGTCACAGTGACCGTACCGAAGATTACCTAA
- a CDS encoding helix-turn-helix domain-containing protein — translation MYKVFIVEDEHLIRDSLRNQLLSLAETHPLIFSGEASDGEMALASIMDVKPDILLTDIRMPFMDGLSLAKEVRKIFPWIRIIFISGFDDFEYARTAIQVRADAYLLKPIRDTELTQTLESVIAVLDKQKEPVMERDTHADNFVFELKKNHFLNGIFRGDLSVPEVLQESAALKRSVVGKKTCVVLATNHYDKNFDDYFRFSDYLHFLFGADESIIFSSISSRFIKFLLMDSDTDRLLEKSYQLAQTLVHELKDEEAEDLIVSIGPIVERLSEIPQAYRYTQNMLQTYGVLRTERIISYEDDIKDGEVSPTNPFKLDLAQKIAQTEADELEELVLELQGTPGDTEERNRLFRFFVLTELGHLVQKKKPGSEQPLLEKLSDLDQLAAVAADAAEYTQIIEKLLAFLMAAHINPSMVKYQSVVQKALGFIKENFTDPDISLNVVADAVNLSPSHFSTIFSQSLGQTFIDFLTECRLQHAKELLVGTDDKLSAIAMDIGYNDPNYFSYLFKKREGQTPKEFRRTHARA, via the coding sequence ATGTATAAAGTCTTTATTGTCGAGGATGAGCACCTGATCCGGGACAGCCTGCGGAACCAGCTGCTGTCCCTTGCCGAAACACACCCGCTGATTTTTTCGGGGGAAGCCTCAGACGGGGAAATGGCCTTGGCCTCGATCATGGATGTCAAGCCGGATATCCTGCTGACCGATATCCGGATGCCCTTCATGGATGGCCTGAGTTTGGCAAAGGAAGTCCGGAAGATTTTCCCTTGGATCCGCATCATCTTCATCAGCGGCTTCGATGATTTCGAATATGCGCGCACCGCCATCCAAGTGCGGGCGGACGCCTATCTTTTGAAGCCGATCAGAGACACCGAGCTGACCCAAACGCTCGAGTCTGTCATCGCGGTATTGGACAAACAAAAAGAACCCGTCATGGAACGGGATACGCATGCGGATAATTTCGTCTTCGAACTGAAAAAAAATCATTTCCTGAACGGCATCTTCCGCGGCGACTTATCGGTTCCGGAAGTGCTGCAGGAATCCGCCGCCTTGAAACGCTCGGTGGTCGGGAAAAAGACCTGCGTCGTATTGGCCACCAATCATTACGACAAAAACTTCGACGATTATTTCCGCTTCAGCGATTATCTGCATTTCCTTTTCGGAGCGGATGAGAGCATCATTTTCTCCAGCATCTCTTCCCGCTTCATCAAGTTTCTGCTCATGGACAGCGATACGGACAGGCTGTTGGAAAAGAGTTACCAACTGGCTCAGACGCTCGTCCACGAACTGAAGGACGAAGAGGCGGAGGACCTGATCGTTTCGATCGGCCCGATCGTCGAACGGCTCAGCGAAATCCCGCAGGCCTACCGTTACACGCAGAATATGCTCCAGACTTACGGCGTGCTGCGGACCGAACGAATCATCAGCTACGAGGATGACATCAAGGACGGCGAGGTTTCCCCGACAAATCCATTCAAGCTCGATCTGGCCCAGAAAATCGCCCAGACCGAAGCGGATGAACTGGAGGAATTGGTGCTGGAGCTTCAGGGAACACCCGGGGATACAGAGGAACGCAACCGCCTCTTCCGCTTTTTCGTGCTGACTGAGTTGGGTCATCTTGTCCAAAAAAAGAAGCCCGGTTCGGAGCAGCCTTTGCTTGAAAAACTGAGCGACCTGGATCAATTGGCGGCGGTGGCGGCCGATGCCGCGGAATATACCCAAATCATCGAAAAGCTGTTGGCCTTCCTCATGGCGGCCCACATCAATCCTTCCATGGTGAAGTATCAGAGCGTTGTCCAAAAAGCCTTGGGATTCATCAAGGAGAACTTCACCGATCCGGATATCTCCCTGAACGTCGTGGCCGATGCCGTAAACCTGAGTCCGTCGCACTTCAGCACCATCTTCTCGCAATCTTTGGGGCAGACCTTCATTGACTTCCTGACCGAATGTCGGCTGCAGCATGCCAAGGAGTTGTTGGTCGGGACGGATGACAAGCTGTCCGCCATCGCGATGGACATCGGCTACAACGATCCCAATTATTTCAGCTACCTCTTCAAAAAACGCGAAGGCCAGACACCAAAAGAATTCCGAAGAACACATGCTAGAGCGTGA
- a CDS encoding AraC family transcriptional regulator, with product MAYTHVQTFNPEILYAFDPLNEAGNYSKTHSHNFLEISILLEGEADYLVDGERQDLGTGTVMLFNPGVKHAERQKEGTFSHQLHIGLTNLSLNGLPRNHFPNKRALLDLGCYADAFMEKAWRVTKEFNEQRSEYQLMGKGLILEMLGLLLRSLEDGSDNTIPSALSQTAVRQQHLVNHAVYYLENHHSEEITLEQLAQQLFVSPAHLSKIFKEATGLSPIHYLIHVRLKHAKELLKQEEWTIKDVAQAVGYQDAYHFSKLFKKYYGTAPSQVAKEQRTV from the coding sequence ATGGCCTATACACACGTACAAACATTCAACCCTGAAATTCTCTATGCTTTCGATCCGCTGAATGAAGCCGGAAACTATTCCAAAACGCACAGCCACAACTTCCTGGAAATCAGCATCCTGCTGGAAGGGGAAGCCGATTATTTGGTGGACGGAGAACGGCAGGACTTGGGAACCGGCACCGTCATGCTGTTCAATCCGGGCGTGAAACATGCGGAAAGGCAAAAAGAGGGCACGTTTTCCCATCAGCTGCATATCGGTTTGACGAACCTTTCGCTGAACGGGCTTCCCCGCAATCATTTCCCAAACAAGCGCGCGTTGCTGGATCTCGGCTGTTATGCGGATGCCTTCATGGAGAAGGCTTGGCGGGTGACGAAGGAGTTCAACGAGCAGCGGAGCGAATATCAGCTGATGGGAAAAGGGCTGATATTGGAGATGCTGGGGTTGCTGCTGCGCAGCTTGGAGGACGGATCCGATAACACGATCCCTTCGGCGCTTTCCCAAACGGCCGTCCGCCAACAGCATCTGGTGAACCATGCCGTCTATTATCTGGAAAACCACCATTCCGAAGAAATCACGTTGGAACAACTGGCGCAGCAACTCTTCGTCAGCCCGGCCCATCTTTCAAAAATATTCAAGGAAGCGACCGGATTGAGCCCGATCCATTACCTGATCCACGTGCGCCTGAAGCATGCGAAGGAACTGCTGAAGCAGGAAGAATGGACCATCAAGGATGTCGCCCAGGCTGTCGGGTATCAGGACGCTTACCATTTCAGCAAACTGTTCAAAAAATACTACGGAACCGCACCTTCGCAAGTCGCCAAGGAACAGCGGACGGTGTAG
- a CDS encoding ABC transporter substrate-binding protein: MKYLLHLLLLLFVVGGCANSPDAEEEPGNIVIGFSQSGTESNWRKRHTESIREELDKEGYEVLYRNGFMNQSRQIQDMRTFIAYKVDMIVFTPIVEDGWDAVLLEAKTAGIPVIVVDRDIRTAEENLYLTHIGSSFKSEGNRAGLYITNHFQNSSQSSVKILEMKGLANTSPTNFRSEGFMEVISRDSRIIVEASLEGDFIRSKAKDVFRQYIEENGWEDIDVLYSHNDEMTLGMLEIMEENGIVPGQDILIVTIDGQAEMIENLRAGKVNCVVECNPNAGWYVRNTIKRYLNGNTIPDEIYMPETVFSDKGNLDSIPPRDY, from the coding sequence ATGAAGTACCTACTGCATCTGCTCCTCTTGCTCTTTGTTGTAGGCGGCTGCGCGAACAGCCCTGATGCGGAAGAAGAGCCGGGGAACATCGTCATCGGATTCTCGCAGTCGGGAACGGAGAGCAATTGGCGCAAGCGTCACACAGAATCAATCAGAGAAGAATTGGATAAAGAAGGATACGAAGTCCTGTACCGGAATGGTTTCATGAACCAAAGCCGCCAAATCCAGGACATGCGCACCTTTATTGCTTATAAAGTAGATATGATTGTCTTCACGCCGATCGTGGAAGACGGTTGGGATGCTGTTCTCTTGGAAGCAAAAACTGCAGGCATACCTGTTATCGTTGTCGACCGCGATATCCGCACAGCAGAAGAGAATCTGTATCTGACGCATATCGGTTCCAGCTTTAAGTCTGAAGGAAACCGGGCGGGACTCTACATCACCAATCATTTCCAAAACAGCTCCCAGTCATCCGTGAAGATTTTGGAAATGAAAGGGCTTGCGAATACTTCCCCGACCAATTTCCGCAGTGAAGGCTTTATGGAAGTGATCAGCCGCGATTCACGGATCATCGTCGAAGCCTCCTTGGAAGGGGATTTTATCCGATCCAAGGCGAAGGATGTCTTCCGGCAATACATTGAGGAGAACGGCTGGGAAGACATCGATGTCCTCTACAGCCATAACGACGAGATGACGTTGGGCATGCTGGAGATCATGGAAGAAAATGGCATCGTTCCCGGCCAGGACATCCTCATCGTCACGATCGACGGCCAAGCGGAAATGATCGAAAACCTGCGCGCCGGCAAGGTCAATTGCGTCGTCGAATGCAATCCGAACGCCGGCTGGTACGTCCGCAACACCATCAAGCGTTATCTGAACGGCAATACCATCCCTGATGAAATCTATATGCCCGAAACGGTCTTCTCCGATAAAGGCAATCTCGACAGCATTCCGCCAAGGGACTATTAG